One genomic window of Halobellus limi includes the following:
- the sucC gene encoding ADP-forming succinate--CoA ligase subunit beta, giving the protein MRLHEYQAKGVFADAGVPVPESHLATTVEEVVEAVSEIGFPAAIKAQVHVGGRGKAGGIKIATSEEEARQYADEILGMDLKGYTVEKVLVEAGVDFENELYVGITMDRGEGEPVAMVSTEGGVDIESVAEETPEAIAREHIDPAFGLHPYQARKVVYDAGIPGDVAGDVASILSTLYDLYESKDASEIEINPVMITSDREVVAADAVMNIDEDALFRQPDLAEMEDEAAADDLEAKANEYGFDYVRLSGNVGIIGNGAGLVMTTLDLVDHFGGQPANFLDIGGGAKAERVANALDMVFSDENVDAVVFNIFGGITRGDEVAKGINEALESFEEIPKKVVVRLAGTNAEEGMEILNTDLVDVEATLEDAVQRAVENAQEASQ; this is encoded by the coding sequence ATGCGCTTACACGAATATCAGGCGAAGGGCGTCTTCGCCGATGCCGGGGTACCCGTCCCCGAGTCGCACCTCGCGACGACCGTCGAGGAGGTCGTCGAGGCCGTCTCGGAGATCGGCTTCCCGGCGGCGATCAAGGCACAGGTACACGTCGGCGGCCGCGGGAAGGCCGGCGGCATCAAGATCGCGACCAGCGAGGAGGAGGCCCGACAGTACGCCGACGAGATCCTCGGGATGGACCTCAAGGGCTACACCGTCGAGAAGGTCCTCGTCGAGGCGGGCGTCGACTTCGAGAACGAACTCTACGTGGGAATCACGATGGACCGCGGCGAGGGCGAGCCCGTCGCGATGGTCTCGACCGAAGGCGGCGTCGACATCGAGTCCGTCGCCGAGGAGACGCCGGAAGCGATCGCCCGCGAGCACATCGACCCCGCGTTCGGTCTGCACCCCTACCAGGCGCGAAAGGTCGTCTACGACGCCGGGATCCCCGGCGACGTCGCCGGCGACGTCGCGTCGATCCTCTCGACGCTCTACGACCTCTACGAGTCGAAAGACGCCTCCGAGATCGAGATCAACCCCGTGATGATCACGTCGGATCGAGAGGTCGTCGCGGCCGACGCCGTGATGAACATCGACGAGGACGCGCTGTTCCGTCAGCCCGACCTCGCGGAGATGGAAGACGAGGCCGCCGCCGACGACCTCGAGGCGAAGGCCAACGAGTACGGCTTCGACTACGTCCGCCTCTCGGGAAACGTGGGAATCATCGGCAACGGCGCGGGCCTCGTGATGACGACGCTCGACCTCGTCGATCACTTCGGCGGTCAGCCCGCGAACTTCCTCGACATCGGCGGCGGCGCGAAGGCCGAGCGCGTCGCGAACGCGCTGGACATGGTCTTCTCCGACGAGAACGTCGACGCGGTCGTCTTCAACATCTTCGGCGGCATCACCCGCGGCGACGAGGTCGCGAAGGGGATCAACGAGGCGCTTGAATCCTTCGAGGAGATCCCGAAGAAGGTCGTCGTCCGGCTCGCCGGCACGAACGCCGAGGAGGGAATGGAGATCCTCAACACCGACCTCGTCGACGTCGAGGCGACGCTGGAGGACGCGGTACAGCGAGCGGTCGAGAACGCACAGGAGGCATCCCAATGA
- the sucD gene encoding succinate--CoA ligase subunit alpha produces MSIFVDDDTRVVVQGITGGEGKFHTEQMIEYGTNVVAGAVPGKGGQKVAGVPVYDTVDGAVEAEDADASVIFVPPAFAGDAIFEALDTDLDLVVAITEGIPTQDMAKVNKRLSETDTRLIGPNCPGIITPGEAKLGILPGNIFESGEVGLVSRSGTLTYQVVSNLTERGLGQTTAIGIGGDPIIGTSFVDALEAFEADKDTKAVVMCGEIGGEDEEQAAQFIAQNMDTPVAGFIAGRTAPPGKRMGHAGAIVSGSGTGTAESKIDALNDAGVPVGDTPNEVAEYVEDFL; encoded by the coding sequence ATGAGCATCTTCGTCGACGACGACACGCGCGTCGTGGTACAGGGAATCACCGGTGGGGAGGGCAAGTTCCACACCGAGCAGATGATCGAGTACGGCACCAACGTCGTCGCGGGCGCGGTCCCCGGCAAGGGCGGCCAGAAGGTCGCCGGCGTCCCCGTCTACGACACCGTCGACGGGGCCGTCGAGGCCGAGGACGCCGACGCCTCCGTGATCTTCGTCCCGCCGGCGTTCGCCGGCGACGCGATCTTCGAGGCGCTCGACACCGACCTCGACCTCGTGGTCGCGATCACGGAGGGGATCCCGACCCAGGACATGGCGAAAGTGAACAAGCGCCTCTCCGAGACCGACACCCGCCTCATCGGCCCGAACTGCCCCGGGATCATCACGCCCGGCGAGGCGAAGTTGGGAATCCTGCCCGGCAACATCTTCGAGTCGGGAGAGGTGGGCCTCGTCTCCCGCTCGGGGACGCTGACCTACCAGGTCGTCTCGAATTTGACTGAAAGAGGGCTCGGTCAGACCACCGCCATCGGCATCGGCGGCGACCCGATCATCGGGACGTCGTTCGTCGACGCGCTGGAGGCGTTCGAGGCCGACAAGGATACGAAGGCGGTCGTGATGTGCGGCGAGATCGGCGGCGAGGACGAAGAGCAGGCCGCGCAGTTCATCGCGCAGAACATGGACACGCCCGTCGCGGGCTTCATCGCCGGCCGCACCGCGCCGCCGGGCAAGCGGATGGGCCACGCCGGCGCCATCGTCTCCGGCTCCGGAACGGGAACCGCCGAGTCGAAGATCGACGCACTCAACGACGCGGGCGTCCCCGTCGGCGACACGCCGAACGAGGTCGCCGAGTACGTCGAGGACTTCCTGTAG
- a CDS encoding type II toxin-antitoxin system PemK/MazF family toxin, producing the protein MDEGPTVRRGDVVIVRLHPAEGHELKKTRPAVVVQNDIGNANSATTIIAPATGTYRDYPFEVQIEAASSPFEKDSSVRLDQIRTVSVENRIHSVVGSLDAGPMREIDEALKLSLGLD; encoded by the coding sequence ATGGATGAGGGACCGACGGTACGGCGGGGAGACGTCGTCATCGTCCGACTCCATCCTGCAGAAGGTCACGAGCTCAAAAAAACGCGTCCGGCCGTGGTCGTACAGAACGATATCGGGAACGCGAACTCCGCTACGACGATCATCGCTCCCGCAACGGGGACGTATAGGGACTACCCGTTCGAGGTACAGATAGAAGCGGCGAGTTCACCGTTCGAGAAGGACTCGTCAGTTCGGCTTGATCAGATTCGAACCGTTTCGGTGGAAAACCGAATCCACTCGGTCGTCGGATCGCTCGATGCCGGACCAATGCGGGAGATAGACGAGGCGTTGAAATTGAGCCTCGGTCTCGATTGA
- a CDS encoding CBS domain-containing protein: MRVSDICSSSVVTVDLNASLAAAVDRMLDADVGSAVVTDDGAPGGIVTERDVLEATHRTDEPLSSIDVRHAASAPLVTIGPSASLRRAARKMRENDVHRLVVVDGIDVVGVVSTTDLIANYGEIREEERKHADAEYEWLTREDVR; encoded by the coding sequence ATGCGCGTCAGCGACATCTGCTCCTCGTCGGTCGTGACTGTCGACCTCAACGCCTCGCTCGCGGCGGCCGTCGACCGGATGCTCGACGCCGACGTCGGGAGCGCGGTCGTCACCGACGACGGCGCGCCGGGGGGCATCGTCACCGAGCGCGACGTGCTCGAAGCGACGCACCGGACGGACGAACCGCTGTCGTCGATCGACGTCAGGCACGCGGCCAGCGCGCCGCTCGTCACGATCGGTCCCTCGGCCTCGCTCCGGCGCGCGGCCCGAAAGATGCGCGAGAACGACGTCCACCGCCTCGTCGTCGTCGACGGCATCGACGTCGTCGGCGTCGTCTCGACGACGGATCTGATCGCCAACTACGGGGAGATCCGCGAGGAGGAGCGGAAACACGCCGACGCGGAGTACGAGTGGCTCACGCGCGAGGACGTGCGGTGA
- a CDS encoding DUF7350 domain-containing protein has translation MAPSPPTRTHSGRTRRAFLGSVAAGGLLGTAGCLETLGFQRQSLWRDPPLAEDRPDAVYVPAVTEGMGMYGTATAGRYGVALTYSYPHRFWTLTGVEKSKTVVEADDDVHLMASLWDTETGMALPIDSGLSIEIRNGDGLVSQEVAYPMLSQQMGMHYGDNYPLDGAGAYEARIRIGGVSPRRTGGFADAFESAETAAIEFEFRPDQLSEIEIAESENGGERGAIPPMEMGDVPVGRAPGADSLPGRHLGRGRAGDVVFEAFAVDSGELDGRFDADPYLYVSARTRHNGIVLPMMGLEATATRDGETVANARLTSTLDPDLGYHYGAAGADVSLRRGDELTLAITTPPQIARHDGYETAFFDLPDASIRVS, from the coding sequence ATGGCACCTTCACCTCCGACGCGGACCCACTCGGGGAGGACCCGGCGCGCGTTCCTCGGGAGCGTCGCGGCCGGCGGACTGCTCGGGACCGCCGGCTGTCTCGAGACGCTGGGGTTCCAGCGACAGTCCCTCTGGCGGGACCCGCCGCTGGCGGAGGACCGCCCCGACGCGGTCTACGTCCCGGCGGTCACCGAGGGGATGGGAATGTACGGGACGGCGACCGCCGGCCGGTACGGCGTCGCGCTCACCTACTCCTACCCGCACCGCTTCTGGACGCTGACGGGAGTCGAAAAGTCGAAGACGGTCGTCGAGGCCGACGACGACGTCCACCTGATGGCGTCGCTGTGGGACACCGAGACCGGGATGGCCCTCCCGATCGACTCCGGACTGTCGATCGAGATCCGAAACGGGGACGGGCTCGTCTCCCAGGAGGTCGCCTATCCGATGCTCTCCCAGCAGATGGGGATGCACTACGGCGACAACTACCCGCTCGACGGCGCGGGCGCCTACGAGGCGCGGATACGGATCGGCGGCGTCTCGCCCCGTCGGACGGGCGGCTTCGCGGACGCCTTCGAGTCGGCAGAGACCGCGGCGATCGAGTTCGAGTTCCGTCCGGACCAACTCTCCGAGATCGAGATCGCCGAGAGCGAGAACGGCGGCGAGCGCGGCGCGATCCCCCCGATGGAGATGGGTGACGTGCCCGTCGGTCGCGCGCCCGGCGCCGACTCCCTTCCCGGGCGACACCTCGGACGCGGGCGCGCCGGCGACGTCGTCTTCGAGGCGTTCGCGGTCGACAGCGGGGAACTGGACGGCCGGTTCGACGCCGACCCGTACCTGTACGTCTCCGCGCGGACGCGACACAACGGGATCGTCCTCCCGATGATGGGCCTCGAAGCGACGGCGACGCGGGACGGCGAGACGGTCGCGAACGCCCGATTGACGTCGACGCTCGATCCGGACCTCGGCTACCACTACGGCGCGGCCGGCGCCGACGTCTCCCTTCGGCGGGGCGACGAGCTGACGCTCGCGATCACGACGCCGCCGCAGATCGCCCGCCACGACGGCTACGAGACGGCCTTTTTCGACCTTCCGGACGCGTCGATTCGCGTGTCGTGA